The following coding sequences lie in one Bacteroidales bacterium genomic window:
- a CDS encoding fibronectin type III domain-containing protein, translating into MKRMIKYLLVAVLFASIFQSCKKTPPIASFTASQGNCIGAIRLAVEQVPNVENYCYERKNPQTNQWEEIYWGYENVFDDTGYGLPNDKLLPGQVYQYRIKAHTNKRGYGDYSEIVTGYMFSPNPYLKKIEYKKIEGKPDSYEMEYRIVDKLPIDIQNLRVRRFQVYRAESYDMNLNVCEILSFHFDGNNLDSIIAGTQEEYNFDKNKTYYYRIKAQYEYWYNYEISYSVGTYSCNSRVFEAGELSGGGGDPSGDGVGTINYTSTNYGEINSSSSGGKNKIIHCIDGSTAYIGYLDGYQEALETGKPVLMKNTGSSWTNAGGAMPAELLADNFIKDYDFDVSSGTIYLAALSSSAIYVYKNNGSWSENLATPLLQGASSNSLDIAVLNNQLYLTVRQNDDINVFKYNGTTWEQVGSAVATGFITNTKLKNIDGTLYIWYEEHESGTSQCTLHIKHLSGTSWVSDLTWSKDEAANFDIVRLNNSLYFIEEGMGTELGGVYKVESSNSATNIFEKVGKYALPQSITTDASGNIIISAIELDQNIDNWCLAVLVYDGTSWKKVNDDFSETSFRGHTSAVQASGNDIHFIYGLKSSEVYLMPTVMKAKKYTK; encoded by the coding sequence ATGAAAAGAATGATTAAATATTTATTGGTTGCTGTTTTATTTGCAAGTATTTTTCAATCTTGTAAAAAAACACCTCCAATTGCCAGTTTCACTGCTTCACAAGGCAATTGCATTGGGGCAATTCGTCTTGCCGTTGAGCAGGTTCCAAATGTTGAAAATTACTGTTATGAAAGAAAAAACCCCCAAACCAACCAGTGGGAAGAAATTTACTGGGGTTATGAAAATGTTTTTGATGACACTGGATATGGTTTACCAAACGATAAATTGTTGCCCGGACAAGTATACCAATATCGTATAAAGGCACACACAAATAAAAGAGGGTATGGCGATTATAGTGAGATTGTAACTGGCTATATGTTTTCACCAAATCCGTACCTCAAAAAAATCGAATATAAAAAAATTGAAGGCAAACCGGATTCCTATGAGATGGAATACCGAATTGTTGATAAATTACCCATTGATATACAAAATCTTAGGGTTAGGAGGTTTCAAGTTTATCGTGCCGAATCATACGATATGAATTTAAATGTATGCGAAATTTTGTCTTTTCATTTTGATGGAAATAACCTTGACAGCATTATCGCTGGCACACAAGAAGAATATAACTTTGATAAAAATAAAACGTACTATTATAGGATTAAAGCTCAATATGAATACTGGTACAACTATGAAATATCATATTCAGTAGGTACGTATTCTTGTAATTCTAGGGTGTTTGAAGCTGGAGAGTTAAGTGGTGGCGGTGGCGATCCAAGCGGTGATGGAGTAGGCACCATAAATTATACATCTACTAATTATGGCGAAATAAACAGCTCTTCATCGGGTGGTAAAAATAAAATTATTCATTGTATAGATGGCTCTACAGCTTATATTGGCTATCTTGATGGATATCAAGAAGCACTGGAAACAGGAAAACCTGTATTGATGAAAAATACTGGTTCGTCGTGGACAAATGCAGGGGGCGCTATGCCCGCTGAATTGCTTGCTGATAATTTTATTAAAGATTATGATTTTGACGTATCATCAGGTACAATATATCTGGCAGCGTTAAGTTCAAGTGCAATATATGTATATAAAAATAACGGAAGCTGGTCGGAAAATCTGGCAACTCCTTTGCTACAGGGAGCATCCTCAAACTCTCTTGACATAGCTGTTTTAAACAACCAATTGTATCTTACAGTACGACAAAATGATGATATAAATGTGTTTAAATATAACGGAACCACATGGGAGCAGGTTGGTAGTGCTGTAGCAACAGGATTCATTACCAACACAAAATTGAAAAATATAGATGGTACGCTGTATATCTGGTATGAAGAGCATGAGTCGGGCACATCTCAATGTACGCTTCACATAAAGCATTTAAGTGGTACATCGTGGGTTAGCGATTTGACATGGTCAAAAGACGAAGCTGCAAATTTTGACATTGTTCGTTTAAATAATTCACTTTATTTTATAGAAGAAGGAATGGGAACAGAATTGGGCGGTGTTTATAAAGTTGAATCGTCAAATAGCGCCACTAACATTTTCGAAAAAGTTGGTAAATATGCCCTTCCTCAATCTATAACCACCGATGCATCCGGAAATATTATTATATCAGCTATTGAATTAGACCAAAATATTGACAATTGGTGTCTTGCTGTTTTGGTGTATGATGGTACTTCTTGGAAAAAGGTAAACGACGATTTTAGTGAAACCTCTTTTCGCGGTCATACAAGTGCTGTACAGGCTTCTGGTAACGATATTCATTTTATATATGGCTTAAAATCAAGCGAAGTGTATCTTATGCCTACAGTTATGAAAGCAAAAAAATATACTAAATAA